The window CAAATATGCTAAATGCTAAGCTagtcaaacaaaaaattttGCGACAAACTACATGATAAGATTTGACAGAAAGCAAAACATCGGACTTTGATAGGAGGAGGGTAAACAGAAGTGGGTCAACAAGCTCGGTGCCAATGCTAAAAAAAGACTTGCTAAATGGGAAGCAAGACCGGGAACATAACGAGATACCTTGATATTGACCAGGAGTTCCAGGAAATCTCTGGGTGGCATGACAACAGAGGTGTTCAGCGGGATGACGTAGCACTTGTTGAGGCTCAGGTCCAGGTAAGCTGTCaacctctggaaaaaaaaaaaaaaaaaaaaaaaaaaaaaacacaagaaaataaCATACAGAGGTGTCTGAGTGGCGCATCATCCGGTTTGATGAAAGACGTCCTTAGGGCACCTCACCCTCTGGAAGTCGTGCACAATGTCGGCTGGGTCTCCGTCCTCAAACTCGGGCACGGGCACATTAATGAGCGCCACCTGCTCTTCCTCCAGGACTCTGATTCTCTCCTCCAGCTGCCGCAGAGGGCTTGTGAGATCCACCTCCACCTGGGAACATTAGTCATGCTTTCCATTCATTGAaaaccataaaataaaaaagcaattaaCCGAACTGACGACAACAACAATGTTTCTAAGAAGGAAATATTGGTGGTCACCAGTGCTCAGGGGAGGACGTTCTTTTAAGGCATGATCATGTAGTTTTAATACAATACCACTCggaagcaggcaacaaaatatactctagcaagctagtgctagcacaaacGGTTGTGAGTAAACATGGAGGTGTTCTGACAAATAATACTTTAAAGCTTTGTTGTAAAGtaacttaccgtaatttccggccaacaagccgcaacttttttcacacgcattctaccctgcggtttatgcggttaatttgtgcattttttttctaacggccgcaagggggcactcaagcggaaaaggtaagaatgagaccggtggactatatgtgccgaggaagtgacttttaccagccctgttagcgctgcgctagcgtgttgctgctgtgttactggcctgtctcagtgatatttactggtaagttttattttaactggccctgttagcgttagtgctagctttagcatgcTAACACAAGCaataaactctttctgcgtactgtctttctttgtaaatatctcctgtttcaatgtgggcacttgcggcttttacacagctgcggcccatgtatgtaccaaatggtgaggcttgtaaccaggcgcactctgtaggccgggaattacggtaaaaacAGTAATGTGGTTAAAatatgcggcacggtggcgcagcagtaaagcgttggcctcacagttctgtggacctcggttcaatcccggccccgcctgtgtctacgtgggttttctccggttactctgatttcctcccatatccccaaaacatttgcaGTAGTTTAAGTGATATATATTAGTATAttgagtgaagaaaatggtgaCCGCACGCATCTGTATTTCCAACCCACTCTGGCCAAATTGTGTCCCCTTCTCCGATGTCCTCTGTGAGCAGGAGTAACCACTTTTACGATTGTTGTGCAGCTGTTCAGTAGCTTGTAGCCACCGTCAAACTCCTCCAAACTCCTGATGGGCTCACAACATCGGGCTATTGACCACAAGTCTACTTTGAGTTCTCGCCTGTGAGTCAAAACCCTTATCCCACTCAAATTCCAAAATATTACCACCCATTATTATTACACATACTGTGACACATGCCCTTAATGCGCATAGAGAAACCCAGGATAGTCCCAATATTTGGGGCGTTCAGGAGCACACAATGAAATCTCTTTTTCAGCCAATTTATGGTGGAACACTTGCAAGAAAGGATGGAAGCAAATCAGAATTTTAACCAACTCCATAAAACCCTTACACCCTTACCCCGAAGATTCTTAACATATAAATAATTGGGGTCTTCTATAATCCCTGAGACATTACCGGAACCAGAACTTCATTTAGACAATAGTTTTCACAGTGTCAATGGGGCCCGCAGGATGGCACAGTAACAGGACCTTTAGGTTGAAAGGTGACTTATTCATGCAACATGCTGACCTGCTCGTATTCTGGGATCCTGAAGTCCTCCTCACGGTAGTTgaccccacacacaaacacctcaTCCCCCTGCGGGGAGGCAAAAGAGTGGTCAGTAGTTCCTCCAATTGCAAAATTCAAGTGTGAAAATTTCCATGCAAATAAACCAAGAATTTACAAATTGAAGGTTGGTTAATCATAGGGAACCTAAATCTAGtgggggaaaatattttgtgttataGTATATATATTTGTAGTTTAGATTAAGAACCAGAATTCATTGAGTCCGCTGACACCTTGATTTATGAACTGGTCAtgtgtttctttctttgttgGGTAAAATGTAAACTGCAAATAATCTTCAAATAATCCCCTACTTGAGAAAATAAAGGGGGTGGGGAATGGCGCAATTGAGCTACTGTAACGCCCTCACATATGGGCAAGGTAATCCACAGTCACCGACACACTTTCTTGTATAATCATCTATTTAGCACTAATGTCATAAGAATATGACAAGAGACAACTAGTAACACAAATGTTTACTGTGATTTTTAAGCTATGCGCAGAAATGCAAGTGGAAAAATTACGACTACTTGTTGCTACTCACCTCTGGGATGTAGTAGCGGTATAGGTAGGCTCCACCGACCACCATTCCAGAGAGCATTAGGGCCAGACCGAGACACATGCACCAGCGCCATGCCCGGGACTGCTGACGAATCAGCATCACAGCCGCCTCAGCATCCTgcaaggagacaaaaaaaaacaaacaaacaagcgaACCGATTagtagtccatccatttttcattctgggTTACATTCCCCTGGACTCGTggacgtgctggagccttttccaTCTGAGTACAGCCAGAACTTggcaccagccaatcgcagggcacagataaCCAACCAAGCAATCACACTCACGTTAGTGCCTAGAATTTAGACGTAACATCTAGGCCCAGGCAGAACATGGCAACTTTCAAAAGGCGGGGCTGGATTcaaacctggatcctcagaacttttTTGAGTCAACCAGTCTTATTAGTCACCACCGTGCTGCTCCAGTTGGTTAGTTATACGGGACACGCTTTTTAATCGACCCCCAGAATTGGGTCAAATGATctgaaaggtcaagtgtcatccctataaacattttaaaatagatattgaaatgaaaaatacatagaacattatacacttcaatgtctacatgaaaaaataaatatgagcggtgTCTTTTCAGGAACAGTTTCTTGACAGTTTTGTGGGTTCCCTCATGATGGATATTTCAAAAAGTGTCTTCGGGGGCTGTACTTTCCCATGAAATGAAAGACTCCTGGAAATGGCCTTTAGGGGCCTAAAATGTCTGCTTCAGAGAAAACTGGCAGCCATCTTGCATTTTTATTAGCAtagaatctttatttttttgggggggctgcaTTGAATGGAAAACGTGAACAGAGCAAAAGTTGTTAAAAGTAATGCACTCAAATATGGAAACATAAATGTATATGTACAtgtgcaaaataataaaaacataagTGTTGGGTATGTACCAATGACGCTCCAGTATGACtggacaaaataattttaatgtcGAGCTGGATTCTTATTgctcaattaaaaaatgtgtctTAATGAAGATTTTATACAAAGAGTAGTCCatcacaggggtgtcaaactcgtttttctcgCGAGCCACATTGTTTTTCCTGTTTCCCTCAGATGCCCgttatgactggaaaaaaaatatttcatcatctcatcatatttacatcatcaatttatgaactagttttggcatcagaaatcaagggtgatgtgtttttcaactattcacatttggtaacacaaaaatgcttgtaatatcttatcttgatcatttatgatatgtgatcatttgaaattttggtacagatttttacaagaatcatggaaattgaccccagatttggcttcgcgggccacataaaatcatgtggcgtgccagatctggcccctgggccttgaatttgacacctgtggtctattGAGTACAATACTTTCTCCGCATACCAAAAACAAGTATGGtagattcattgaagactctaaattgcccctacatgtgaataattgtttatatgtccctaacgattgggtggcgaccagtgcAGGCTGTACCACGACCATCATGAGAATAAGCCGTATGGAAAAAGAATGAATTTTATAATAACTGTCCTGGTTTCTTAGATCATTTAGGTATGGCTTTTGTACTAGTAAGCTGTGAGCATGTATTTTTTACCATCACAGTTCTGTTTCAAtgcatgagttttttttcccccacgttACCTAAGACATTGCACAATGACCACACTATTTGGCAACGCCACAGTCCAACATGTCATGTCTTGACTGGGCCACCGCACCCGACAGATGTTTGTCAGGCTTCATTTATGGGAGACAACCAAGGCAacacgtacacacgcacacagagcaAAGCCATTTTGTAAAATGTGGTCAACTTTGCTGACGCCCGTGGGCTAAAACGTTTGTAGTGACACATAAACCCCAGAGAATTGTGGGTAAATATTTATCTGCAAACTGGGTGAAGCAAGATGACAAGTGACAACACGTTTCCTTTTGGCTTCCTGTAAAAAGTCAAGTATTTACTTTGAATCCTGCCCATCCGACAGACATGATTTGaaggcgggtgggggggggtgtcatccCTTTAAACTCTTTGGCTGAGTTGGTTTTAGCGATTAGCGTCTAATCTCTTTAGAGGTGTCCATGTTCCTCAGAGCAGCTTTAGACATTGCAAATGTTTCTCAGACGTGAGTCCCAATTTCATACTTTAGCTTCTTGATACAGCGCAGCGCTTGCTTGAATTTAAGGAGTCAGTCGCAGACCTTGAACAATACCTAGACAATAATGTTGAAAGTTCTTGCTTCCTCAAGGGGACAGATGTATTTTTCCCAACTaactttttcttgtatttgggatgtaatattgccTCTAAGCTGCCTCAATATgagaatgtgaaatatgaattaaatttGTCCACGCATTCCCGAGTTCCAGATGTTTTTCAGCTGAGagacctgaaatcaggtcattcgaATTTCTCAATCTCATTTACATCACTAACGAAAATGTCCAGCTTCCCTTTCTGCTTCCAAGCCAGTGCTTCAACATATCATGGCCTTCAAATGGGTCTTCTACAGacaggcaaccaatcagaggaaaggtcTTTGCTAAACATAGACAAAGTGGAAACAAATCTGTGTCAAGCAGAAGTACATATCAGAGGGGGCTTTTCTGGACATTCCTGTGACAAAACCagtgcttattttttatttaacagaCACTTTTATGCTAAATtcatgttagagagtcactctatAGAGAATACAGGATATCTGAGTTTTGTGTTAAGCCCTCTCTTTGTGTTTGCCATTTACGGTATGGTTTGAACTCCCGTATCAGAATCCAATCATTACTCCTTGTACTGTTCCAAAATAAATAGATGTCACtgtcaacaaatgaaaaatccatttgattatttgaaaactatctATTGAACCAGAAAGATCGTATGTTGCCACGTCTTTTTAGTTTGAAATGGCTTACTTTGATTAAAATCCGACAATGTACTCTACCCAATGGTAGTTTTGTACTTATTGATGGAGTTAAATTCTTGCTGCCTGTGACTAGATGCCTCCTTTCTAGCTAGCTCTCGTCATTTGCAACAGTGTGCTGGATCCTGTACAAGTCGCTTTCATTCATTCTGCCGCAGTCACTTCATTTCCGGCTTCCTTTGTGAGAGAATATCTGTGCGGCTAGATTTCTGTGGAAGGCTCTACTTTTTTGCAGCCATTATCTATTAGTGCAAAAATAAGATACAACTGACCTATGCACAGTCAGTCAAAATATCGGTGCCATGAACAGCTTAAAAATCGTAcaagaatttgtaatttttagaTGAACCAGGTGTAGTGGGAGTTGCAGCCCCCTCAGAATAAATCTGTGTGTACTATTTATTAGTTGTCATAGGTAAAGGTCAACGCAACCAGGTTTTAtcaccacctaaaaaaaaatctagaacaTTTAGAATGTGAAAAAGAGTTTAAATCTACTTCACAACAATTTACTAATAAACTGTTCTAGGTCTTTGCACGGTTTTCagcacttaccttcaaacatccatccatccattttctttggggcttatcctcacaagggtcccggggagtgctggagcctatccccgctgtcaatgggcaggagccggggtacaccctgaactggttgccagccaatcggagggcacaaggagacaaacagccgcactcacaatcacacttcaggggaatttagaatgtccaattattgttgcctgtttttgggatgtgggaggaaactggagtgcccggaggaagcccacgcagccacggggagaacatgcaaactccacacaggatggccgggattgaacccaggagctcagaattgtgaggccaacggtttaccagctgcgccactgtccCGCCGaccttcaaacatatttaacgtatttacaaaaacaatttaaatggcTTGGGTTCATTTAAAGCAAAACATAGGACTTCCAGTGCATCCATGGTTTCTGTAGTGACTGCTAATGCGTATTAAAACGTGAATGTCAACtttctcatccatttttttccccatgacagTTCCATCTGCTTGAACTGCTAAGTAACGGCCCCCTGCTTGACCCGAATGCAAGCAATCAGTCGCGGACTACACTCCCACCAACATTTTAAAGATTCTTACTCGACTCCTGTTGCAAGCCAACTAATGGCAATCAAAATATAACCTCATGCTTCTCAGGCTTGGCGGAAGATTAATTGCCCAACACGCTCTACTGTAGATGGTGGAATGGCGTGGTTAAAGTCCTAAAGCCAGCTTATCCGCATTCAAGGAAAGTAAGTTGACGACAGAGCAGATGGTCAGTGTACAAATGGAAACAGCAGGAGAAAACAGGAAGAGACGCATATCCTGGCACCGGGGAGTGGGAGGGCTTATCTGAGTCGTACAAAACATTTAGCAGGCTCTAATAACAGGCTGAGGAACTTTATATGATTCCATTTAGAAACTAACCTAGCAcaagtgtatttgtttttaacttttacatttgtttaaatTGTCATCAACGCCGACCTGGGTCAGTTTATATGCAATTTGGGGAAAGGCTAAGTAAGGGTGGacacaaaaatcaggaaaataaGTCACCTTCaatttaattatattattagAAGTTACTACTATTAATGTGGAAAATGGTAAAGCTAACAGATTCAATGTGAAGCCATGCCCAATAATATTACTACGAATGATAGACTGTAATATCAAATAGATCCATCTGGATAGACATTCATTTGCATCCATCcgaacatccattttccacaccaaTGAAACTGACTTACAGTAGGTGGCGGGCCTGctagagagagacagagagagagagagagagagagagagagagagagagagagagagagagagagagagagagaatttctctgagaattttacattattttcttcaaggtcaaatgaTTACATAAATTTCCTTTTTATAGTGTAGCATTTTCTTTGAACTGCTTGACTTGGGTCAtacgttttgggtaaccttccccaaccttctgacagtactctgaaGGAATCTTGGTACTTTCCTCCTGACAGAatactggtgtaactgagtcaggtttgtcggttgcccTGCTCATACAGGCCTTTTCAAATCTGCTCACAAATttttgatgggattcagatcagatCTTTGTGATAGTCACTCCAAGACTtcgactttgttatcctcaagccactttgtAACCATTTTTGGGAGTATGTTTGGGgttattgtccatttggaagacccatttgacCCAAGTTTTaccttcctggctgatgtcttgagatgttgccttaatatctccacGTAACGCTCTTTTTTCATGATGCCGTACATTTTATGAAGCACTCCAGTCCCTgctggaggccccgtagctcagtggttagagcactggtttggtaaaaaccaggggttgtgggttcgtatcccactggggcctccactccctgagaagggttgcgtcaggaaggccatctggcgtaaaaattgtgccacacatatatatgcgttcatctgagatgatacgctgtggcgaccccaaaagggacaatccgaaagaaaCGCACAcactccagttcctgctgcagcaaaacagccccacaacatgatgcagccaagtgatttgactgaatgaaaaaagactgaaaaatagccgcaagcatgatcaaaggatgaccaccaattttaaaatgcaagtttcacaaattgtattatgaatgaaatatatttagCACATCTATAAATAAACGCTATTCtggtttcaaaatgtacacaatatgaaggttcattatttaggtgcatacctttaccccaaaaaattacaaattcaaatacaaattcaactaagtaacctactagaagtgaaactaaatttaattcagatttgcgtcatggcatgcaagcgtgctttcatagtctgtatttgtatacattcaaaacagttttaattcttgtttttgtaaatgattgaaacacatgaatttgacaacaattattaacatcatgtttcattatcagtaaat of the Syngnathoides biaculeatus isolate LvHL_M chromosome 14, ASM1980259v1, whole genome shotgun sequence genome contains:
- the itm2bb gene encoding integral membrane protein 2Bb — translated: MVKVSFNTAFSQKDVKKDAETLIPDQDKDAEAAVMLIRQQSRAWRWCMCLGLALMLSGMVVGGAYLYRYYIPEGDEVFVCGVNYREEDFRIPEYEQVEVDLTSPLRQLEERIRVLEEEQVALINVPVPEFEDGDPADIVHDFQRRLTAYLDLSLNKCYVIPLNTSVVMPPRDFLELLVNIKAGTYLPQTYLVHEEMVVTEHLDHVEQLGYFINKLCRGKDTFKLQRRDRILGMQKREVLDCRKIRHFENKFVVETTICHF